A stretch of Primulina tabacum isolate GXHZ01 chromosome 13, ASM2559414v2, whole genome shotgun sequence DNA encodes these proteins:
- the LOC142522671 gene encoding uncharacterized protein LOC142522671, translated as MADYEPAAAAAGSHHRSHNHPNLIPKETALQAVNTIIQLHFEKTLEKKRAVDLQKKELWKLFHFFFLFLGLVFLGQAQSSRLQCRHCWMPIGLLSLAHLIFYVSVAQTLRCINGFKYQRRCHKLTLGLATERLRQLKTRLSSGGVLEEMGEEFDIHYQEPPESYFGKFKRNWALHFGFLIFIYGFMVSSSVVLLCF; from the coding sequence ATGGCGGATTACGAACCCGCCGCCGCCGCAGCCGGAAGCCATCACCGCAGCCACAACCACCCCAATCTTATTCCAAAGGAGACAGCCCTCCAAGCCGTCAACACCATCATCCAGCTCCACTTCGAGAAAACCCTGGAAAAAAAACGAGCAGTCGACCTCCAGAAGAAGGAGCTCTGGAAACTCTTCCATTTCTTCTTCCTCTTCCTAGGCCTGGTCTTTCTGGGCCAGGCCCAGTCTTCACGACTCCAATGCCGCCACTGCTGGATGCCCATTGGGCTCCTCTCCCTGGCCCATCTCATCTTCTACGTGTCGGTCGCCCAGACTCTCCGATGCATCAACGGGTTCAAGTATCAGCGACGGTGCCACAAGTTGACGCTGGGATTGGCGACTGAGCGGCTGCGGCAGCTTAAAACGAGGCTGAGCAGCGGCGGGGTTTTGGAGGAGATGGGAGAGGAGTTTGATATTCATTATCAGGAGCCGCCTGAAAGTTATTTTGGTAAATTTAAGAGGAATTGGGCTCTGCATTTCGGCTTCTTGATTTTTATTTACGGATTCATGGTTTCATCTTCTGTTGTTCTTCTTTGTTTTTAG
- the LOC142522540 gene encoding eukaryotic translation initiation factor 6-2-like — MATRLQYENNCEIGVFSKLTNAFCLVAIGGSENFYSIFEAELADVIPVVKTSISGTRIIGRLCAGNKNGLLLPHNTTDQELQHLRNSLPDSVVVQRIEERLSALGNCIACNDHVALTHPDLDKETEEMIADVLGVEVFRQTIAGNILVGSFCAFSNRGGLVHPHTSIEDLDELSTLLQVPLVAGTVNRGSEVIAAGLTVNDWTAFCGSDTTATELSVIESVFKLREAQPSALVDEMRKSLIDTYV; from the exons ATGGCAACGA GATTGCAATACGAGAACAACTGCGAGATTGGTGTGTTTTCTAAGCTGACTAATGCATTCTGTCTTGTCGCTATTGGTGGTTCTGAGAACTTCTACAG CATTTTTGAGGCCGAATTGGCTGATGTCATTCCGGTGGTTAAGACCTCCATTTCAGGCACTAGAATAATCGGACGCCTATGTGCTG GAAATAAAAATGGATTGCTTTTGCCTCACAATACTACTGATCAAG AACTACAACATTTGAGGAACAGTTTACCAGATTCAGTTGTTGTTCAGCGCATCGAGGAGAGATTATCTGCTCTAGGGAACTGTATTGCATGCAATGACCATGTTGCTCTCACGCATCCCGATCTTGACAAA GAAACTGAGGAGATGATTGCAGATGTCCTGGGTGTCGAAGTTTTCAGGCAGACAATTGCTGGCAACATACTAGTGGGCAGTTTCTGTGCATTTTCCAATCGAGGTGGCTTG GTTCATCCTCACACATCCATCGAGGATTTGGATGAGCTTTCAACCCTTCTGCAGGTGCCTTTGGTGGCCGGAACCGTGAATCGTGGCAGTGAAGTGATTGCTGCTGGGTTGACAGTAAATGACTGGACAGCATTCTGTGGATCAGACACAACTGCTACGGAGTTATCTGTTATTGAGAGCGTATTCAAGTTGAGAGAAGCTCAGCCTAGTGCACTTGTTGATGAGATGAGGAAATCGTTGATCGACACCTACgtttaa